atatatgtattaaatgtgaaatttaaataaaattataactaagccatttaaattattgatgttggcatatatattttttttacctacatatttttgaaactattttaagtGGCCATTCAATCTAATATTGAATAGGataataacagatttttaatCTGTTagttttttactttgattttaacTTCTGTTTTTCAACATAATCatgttttcctaaattttttaagCTGTAGTGACAAGTGTAGTTAAAAGATTGAATGTATCAGTGCATGATGAGAAATATGATCTGAAACTTGTTACATGAACagattttgatgtatttaatgtaagtttcaaacaataaaattgtaaattctgtcCAAGATTGTGTGTGCAtttcttatttaacattttatggaTACTTTTATAATTTGTAGCATTTGTTTTCCTAAACAATAAAGCCAATATTGCACAATGGTTAATTTCTGCatcgtttaaaattaatttttaattatcttttataatagaGATGCATGTGTTGGTGCTCTGCATGCTAGACTGTTTGACCTGCAGCTACCAAATTGCGCACATATGTATCTTGAAGGGTGAGAATAGGCATCTTGGagaggtttttttaaaattttaattaattaaaaattaagtagaattgTGTCGTTTTTCGCGATAATATCcggaaatatacaaaaaatttacacaaatttgaaattatatatatatatatattatattatatctattggataatcttgcaatttttttgtggaattttgatttttttttttttttttttgcctgattttcaatattagatttcattattgCGCTAAAATTGaagccgttttcattgttttatcacaTACTTAATcacttgattttctttcattgtcgGAAGCTAAAAAAGAAAGAGGCTATTTAATATCTGTGCCATTCacgagacaaataaaaaaaagtgaaattttcaatattccgaaATTGAGAAGGTAGATAAATCAGATATTTACGTTTTGAATAGCGATTACTGTTTTAAGACTGCCtctattagaaaggttcatgtactaAATAAAGGGAACTTAACTAAGACCTTTATGTCAGGCAATGTGACAGAATCATgaatataaagttacaaaaaagatttatctaaaatcaaatatgaCCAGTATCCCTGGCTAGCCAGCTGGTAGTTTGAGGCGACTAGttggttaataaaattaaatacttactccattttttttgttgacaGTGAGAAAAGGcatttttgtaactaaataattatttttatttgagcaTTGGATATAGTAATGATATATGCTTgtttaaaaatggagaaattgAAGGTTTTTCTGTAAGCAGAAAttaaaaggtaataaaataattgctaacTTTCGCGAGCAAAATGCTATTCCTATTTTCTATTCTTGTTCATATTAAACTTTGGTTTGCTCAGTCCAGtttgcaaataaaaaacatttgaaaattaatttttgagatcCTTCTTTTACTAAGATGAGCAGATTGTAATTTCTTACTCTATTTCCTAACTGTAATTAAGGTTGCTGTAGACTGGTGGTAGGCCCCCTCCTCGGAATCagtgggtttcaggttcgagacccgacaccccgaagaaccgtcgtgtaagcggctCTGGTGCATATTAAATCCGTGGGGGACAAACGTCCTCCACTATTGTGGTGTGGAAGAAGCGGGTGCCAGTCCAGGTGTTGTCCTCATTATCTGCCCGTcattcaaaatagccctagtgtttctttaaaacggggcgttaatgtaactaaactaaacctaatTGTAATTAAGAACATAGCCAAGGGAAAAAATGGGGTACGATGTCCTCCCCAAGCCTCATATTTTTTCCCCCGAAAAGACAAAATTTGAAGCCGTTAGTCGGCAGTATTTGATGAATATTCGAACGTGATATTTATTTGAGACATCGAtgacatttagaaaaatatgattacaatgtttaaaaaaaaagaaaaagaaaccgaAATTTTACATCTGATGTcggtatttttataaaatttacactgagaatttgtttaaaaatttatgggtAAAAAACGGCCCATTAGTATACACAAGGCCTGGTTGGACTGAGTCAGTAGTGAGAAGGTTAAAATGGAAGAGTTATAAAagattacattgaaaaaaaagattaattctattaatcaaaatttttgataatagaaGGTTAGATCCAAGGCAATAGGATGTATTGGTGGCTTCACAAAAGTAAATGTTCTACGCTCAGTATCATATGATTGTATGTATAAATCAAGATTGgttgaaagtaaaatgaaaaaatagtgaattttattgttaatattttattaaagcatcAATGATTTCTTTATCCACATATTAAATTGTTTCTTGATTTACTGGATTTATCTTCAAGAAGACTGGATAAATTAATCTCTCATCTCATGAATTTTTTCGTATAATTTCAAGGCTCtgacctaaaaaaaaaaaaaaaaaaaaaaaaaaaaaaaaaaaaaaattgatttcatattttaatttttacaataatcagTGACAACTCCATTGGCTACGacgtaaaataattataacatcaAATTGCGCGTATTTCTACGCTACTCGGAAAATCTCGACGTTTCCGAACTGTCTTAATATACAGCTGTTTAATACATCAGTTATTTCTAAATACGATACACTAATTATTGAACTGAAGGTAATGGTGTAGGgcgtattcttttaattttacgtatcactgtttttgatattatttggaaaaattatgaTTCATAACAGCTTTTGAATTTGgatataattaatacaaatgcATGATACCAATAAAGTATGacatataattctaatttaaaaaaatatttcaaatgaaaatgtttatcttattgatgtgtatgtgtgtgtgtgtaataaatttatttttggccgCGGCACTTTTGTGTGCCGCCGAATTCTCAAAGTGTgccaccaaattttaaaaatgtatatagtaAGAATTATAATGCTTTCTTATATTACAAGAgagtttgtttaaattaaagaaaagtacactgtaaaagaaaagtattttctagaaaaaattatttactgtttttatCTTCGATATTTTACACAGTGTGTTATAGGTAAGTAAACAACTTTGAAACTTATCTCTTTCTTTGTGTGCCgccaaattttgaaatcgataaaAGTGTGCCAAGCCAAAAAAAGGTTGAGAATCACTGGTCTAAACGTATTCTGTAGAGTTATATTTCAgatctcattatttattttgttctttatattcCTTAAAACTTGTACTCGTGATTTTAAATCCTCAATACACATAATAAATACACATATActgttgaaaaagtaaaaacatgtcGGTGTAAGATGATTATTTAGAAATCCAAgagtatgaattataaataatttagggtagcaataaaaagtgtttttaaaaattttatatacttttttgattatttcaattaagtaacagcttgaataaaatcatattaaaatagtagataattaaaatgagttaagttttattaaattattacttgaagAATTTTATCGTTGATACCACTTCAgcaatgaaaatgtattttggtttcctaattttgaaattaaaataaaattaacgagAATAACTCTAGAATCGATATTATTACTTGTAAGTGACTATAATATAAGACTATTTGAAAATCCAAGCCAATATCATTCGTCTTCTATAATAACGATACTTATTTCTACCccatattatcatatttaaaaatatcaataatatatatattcaagaccacaataataatttcattttatgagaaTCTAAACAATTATCTTTGATAtccagatgtttttttttttttttcccattttggaTTTCAAAGACTAGcgttaaagaaagaaatttaaggattaaaattattaccTGCAATTGATCAATACGTCTTCTTTCTTCATCTGAGATTGAACCCTGTCAGAAAAGTAATATAGCATTAGCCATTCAGATAAATTACGaggaaaaatatacatttgtaccaaaataatacaatttcagattaaaattagaGTAATAATATGTTCCTTACCTCTAAGTCTACTATAGCAGAGGAAGCGCATTCGGCAAActggaaaatgaaacaaaaaaaaaaggcagaataaAATTtacctattaaatatttttttatccaaaattatacATTGAATACAAGAAATTACAAGTATGTgtattaaatactaaaatgaatGGTCGTATAGGGGCGAAAAGATGTGAGTAAAATCGAAAATCTGTTAAATTCACAAACTAGgttaagaacaatatttttaatatgacatGTATGAAATTATACTGTATAAAGCAAGATACCTGACTGCAATATATTTTTGTGGAATATATTAGCAAAACTctcaatgatattaaataaattattacgaaCATATCCACTAATGCAGTTGATTATATTTACTATACTTTGATTTTTATTCGCATGCTATAATCCAATTAATATATTTacgaattaaatgaatttcagttgTTTTTGTCTTTCTTCTAAGTTTCAACTCTCAGAAAAACAAAACCTTATGTGTCTAATTTGAGGTTAAAAGAATCCTAGTTCCAGAATCGAAGAACGACGAATATTATcaacgaaattttaatattaatgaagtaCTAATGTATGTATTTTTTGCGAAATGAATTTTGTATCCTTTCGAAAACAAAGTCTTGGAATTCAGTTCTAGAATGGTGATTAAGCAAGAGTATCAAAGCAATATGAGCTTAGACATTGGTCTcctaaaaaaaagcatatatactAAAAGGCCTCTTGGAATCTAATTTCATATAACttatttctagatattttgaagagcaTAAACAActtagaatgtaaataaaatgacaaaaaaaaaaaaatgtagataattatAAAGGCGAAACAAGATACGGGTTTGGAACTTTAATAGTGGCAACAACGCCTCGAAACAAAACCAATGTCACGTATACCACACGTTAGCTACATACCTACCTTACCTCTCAGCAAAAAGACTCGTCCTTCCTACGACACGCGCATGCGGAGTGACACGAGGAACTGATCCTTGTAGTCTTAGCTTGTGGTCTAAAGTAAGTGTTGTCAGGATGTTTTCAAAACAAGAACAacgaaattagataaaaattgaaatgtgccAGAGGTCGTACACCGCGACAATGTCATCTAGGGCTTCAAGAGGTTCCGGGGAATCTACTTTGCCTTACAGAACTGTTGCAAGATGGGTAAAAGCCTTCAATGAAGGACGCCAAAATGTGGCAGACAGGCACCGGCCAGGTCGTCCTAGTGTCAGAGAAGCAGAAGTGCATATTGTTGCCGCAATAATGGACAGTGATCGATGCCAAACCATTCGTGAGCTGGCCCGACAGACAGAATTTGTGCACACGACTGTGCTGCACATTCTGAAGGAACGCCTGGGCAAGAGAAAAATTGCTTTACGATGGGGAGGGGGTTCCACATCATTTGATCTTTTCTTTCTTAAAGATCTTTTctaaaagacaaaagaaatttgtattattcttttccCTTTAATACCATTTTGATTGTTCTATTATCATTACAGCCAAACCTTATTTAACGAGCACCCCATGTAACGAGTGAATCGCATAAggaacaaaacaaaatgttaaaaaaaaatggcttgcttaacgagcgatgtttctCAGAATGAATGAAGAAGAGACATCGTAACATCATAtccttgttttgaaaatttttgtttttgcatgGAAGAAGCTTTAGCCGATAGTATTAGATAGCCGGATACTCCGAGGAGTGTgagtaagtttttttaaagccTTCACGAGGTGCCCTCTCCGACCAAGATTATGGGGCTAGAAGTAAATAACAATGGCATCAACAAGCTGATGGAAGAGCATATCCAGAACTACCTAAGAACTTATGGAGCTCCATTCTGTGTTATGCTAACAAAAAAATTGGGCATGCGTTTTGAACAGGATAAGAGGGAATAATAACCTTAGTAGAGCAataaaattcagtgaaaaaagagagagattgcAAATATAAGATATTGGCTTAAAAAGGGCCAGCTTAATCAAAAGACATGCGAGTTAAAATCCATTTAACGATAATAATGTATCTAATTTTcgctaaattttaaaagatagcataagacaaatgtctttaaaaagctttgttataaaagaaagataattacaaataatgaatatctttgagtaatttttttatcatgcgAGAATATGATGTTGCTTTGGTTTGAAacttttgaagtttcaaaatacatGGCCaaaaatttggcgatttatcacttttgatgCATCCATTTTTCGCTTTTCGGGTTATTAGAAAGTGATAAAGATGGTTGTCACATTTGatgacttatcgccaacaaaatgTTATTACTTCGCGCAAATGTCCGCCCTGTAACCCATTCTccgtctggccaataaagggcatatttgtaagaagttatcgcccgaagaagcactAAAAAGAAAGTGGAAATGAACTTGAAACAACGAAGGAGGTATcaatagttatatttatatatatatatgtgtgtgtgtgtgtgtgtgtgtgtgtgtgtgtgtgtgtgtgtgtgtgtgtgtgtgtgtaatctaatttaaacttaattaattttataactttcagtttaatttagcccacatcaacttcattctaatatattctcttatttcctgatcccattccacttttatttaattaattcaacacgagaacacgagttctaaaattgccgagtcggctaaaagccgacaagttctcacactccgagtgaagggataaaaacgGTCCAGCCaagcacattatttttaaaaaatctctatgATTCACTTGCCTGTGCTCGACACGTGCagaaaatccctatcaaaatctcaaagtATATAAGCACTGGGAAAATTACTTTCCCTCTcttttagcttttcctcatttcttgttgtgtcgttctgtgttgtccTTGTCGCATCTGCTTGTATTTAAATCATGCTTCTCGGGAcgtaaataaaaagaagttaaaaattcaaagtgtcttcctTGGCCACAACTCTgctttgaaaattatgtttatatatatatatatatatatatatatatatatatatatatatatatatatatatatatatatatatatatatatatatatatatatatatatatgagtaagATTCTTGAAAGGATTATGCCCGTTAAGAGAAgttttgctgcattttttttttataaaaaaaggaaataaatgttttaccTTCATTGGTTCATGGACACCAAGAACATATTTCACTCCTATCGtcttaatctaaaataaaaagaaacaatgcGTTATATCCATATAgcctaatttctaaatttaacaatcactattatttttttgcgcatatatatatatatatatatatatatatatatatatatatatatatatatatatatatatatatatatatatatatatatatatatatatatatatttgctacaAAATGCTTTTCACACATTACTGTGGATAGAATATACGCTACACTCTCTCTCAGATAACATTTAAGgatcttttaaaatcattaaattaaaatcaacaataaaaatttaacaaccagtatgaaaaaaaagtatataaaccATCATGTTTTATAttgtgaatatattatttttgcagttattagttttaatttcgtttaaatCTAACAATCGTAGAAACGATAAATCATAAGAAAAAGGATAGTTACTTCTCAAAAAATCAGTTATAGCTATAAAAATCGTTTCGTGcagtaaaaattaatgttaatttaaatcaaaatttaaaccaatATGCATGGTTCTCATTTTTTTGGTTTATTGTTTGCTAGTACGATTtcgtcaaaaattttgttttgttaaaactCCAAAGGGGATGACATATTAGAATCACTTCACTATTTCTTAACGATAACTAGACTATTGACAATAAGTAAATTCTTCGATATCTTTCGAGGATGCGATACTTTTTTCGAGGTTTATTGAAGAGTATTTGAGAATTTCAACCTAATAAATTCTCaatggaatattataaaaaaatcctctataaggaagtttaaataaattaacaaatccGCAAATGGGAATCGTGGCAGGGTTAAGAAGTCAGAAGTGACCAAAAAATTTGGGTGTTCTTACAATGGTTTTTATCAATACAAATATAATGctatttctgctttatttttgtaGGGTATGCTTTTACGTATCTCTTCTTTACACTACATTCGTGCCACCAGATTTATGTAAAATTGCGCATTTTTCATCTTATTggtattctaataattataattattttgtgcaataataattataattgcacatTATCATCTTATTTTGCAACTCTTTATGTTCAAACTCAAAGTTTTAGGAAGAAATTTAGACGTATACTCACATTGCCATTGCAATTCACTGTCGTCTCTGCTTCGCGATCCTCAGGGCTGCCAGCTCTCATGCATTTAAGTGTTGCATctagaatctaaaaaaataaataaaaagaaacagattCCGTATCTGCTACaaaaagttattaagaatgtcAAAATCTTAATCTGTTTGTTCTCAACTAACACCAGCACCATCTAGTGAGCCTTTTGTCTAATGTATCGCGGGAGGCTCAGTCTGTACGTGGAAATACTTCCATTGAGTGTGTGTCTTTATTTGCTGTGAATGGGACGGAGATATGCGATCTCTTAACccttccaaaataaaactacagtCCTACAGACTTTGTGCTTGTGTGCGTGTGATGGGTAAAATTCAGATATTGATACAATAGGAGTAAAAACACTATTTGTAATGGCATTGAAAGTAGAATTTAGATGTTTCGATATGATTTTAACGAAcgatgtgtatattttttttcatctgttctgaagtttttctgaaaaatactttttggcCCTAAGTAGTTTATAATATGAAATCCTTCCTTTAATAAGATGGTCAAAATAGTTTTGTAGTGGAATGAACATCCTTATGATCCGTACAGTGGAGGCAAGTAGACGTATGTCTTTGGGTACATTCCGTTAATAATCATATTTCACCCAAAACACTAAACACGAAAGACAAGAAAAGACATCAATACGCGCACCTTAcggaacagcatctcatctcattttaataacaatcgcAGTGGTGCACTGTGGGCTGCGAACCTAATCAGATATTGCTATCTATTATCCAAAAAACAAGATAGAAAAATGCAACTGctagatttttacatttcagcGCATTTTTAACATgtcaatttatttttggatatataattttattaactttgtaaataTGCATATGCTCATGTTTATCTATCATGACTCCATAATCGGTGGCATCCATGTTTGTacataatattattgaagcagatattcggttttataaataatctaatgATTAATGACACGTACAGGAACCAGACGAATTATGCTTGATAAAGTGTTAACagtatcctaatattttatcattcataaaatttgacatttttgcaaacatttatttgaaacttacaaaataaagttttttcaatCGACTGGCTTGCAGATTTCTCTCAGCCTAGCGAATTTAGGTA
Above is a genomic segment from Argiope bruennichi chromosome 1, qqArgBrue1.1, whole genome shotgun sequence containing:
- the LOC129980808 gene encoding uncharacterized protein LOC129980808 isoform X1; protein product: MSFQQVLLFLTLAVFASVFTEAHKKVFCNENLMQEVQSVIDGAPSLILDATLKCMRAGSPEDREAETTVNCNGNIKTIGVKYVLGVHEPMKFAECASSAIVDLEGSISDEERRRIDQLQVRALKLYEKIHEMRD
- the LOC129980808 gene encoding uncharacterized protein LOC129980808 isoform X2: MQEVQSVIDGAPSLILDATLKCMRAGSPEDREAETTVNCNGNIKTIGVKYVLGVHEPMKFAECASSAIVDLEGSISDEERRRIDQLQVRALKLYEKIHEMRD